TCGTGCTGCTGGCGCTGGGCGGGCCCATTCTGCGCCCCTCCGCCTTCACCCTTCTGGTCGGCTTTATTACCGGCACCTATTCATCGATTTATATCGCCGGTCCGGTGGTCTTGTTCTGGGAAAGCCGCGTCAAGATCAAAGCCCTGCCGCGCGCGGCCTGACGCGCCCCCTTGGCCGCCATGGACAAGCTGCTGGCAACCTCGCGAGGCAGCTACCGGCTGATAATAGTCGAAACGGTTGCGGCCGGCGCGGGCGCTATAGCTACAATTTCGCTCGAGCACAGTGGCGGGCTGGAGAAATTTGCCTTTCGCTGCCGCATCGAGAAAACTTTGGAAGCTGAGTCGGTTCGGTTGCGCTCGCTTTTAGAGCCCTGGCTTGAAAAGAATTTCGAGTCGGTACGCGAGGCGGCGTTGAAGTCCATCCGCACGGAGCGCCGTTTGGCCGAGTTGGAACCCACCTTGGCCGCCTGACTCAAACAAAAAATTCTTTCTGGAAAAAACGGGAGGCGCCCTTGAGCACATCCTTCACCCGTGCCCGACGCCTTGGGCTGAAGGCGCAAGCCGGAAGAGGCGCTGGTGTGGTGATTGCGGCGGTGTCGAGGGATCCAACGCATACACCATACTCATCCTCACTCCCCCCGGCATCGTGTGGGGAGGAGGGGTACAATTGGCCGCAGCGCGCAATGTTTACTCGGCCGCTAAGCGGCTAAACGGAGCCGATTCGCCCCTCCCCCACCGCCAAGCCAGTCCACGCCGGCGCCGGAATCCGGTCGTGTCCAGCGGCCGGAAAGACCAGCATCCCCAACAATCCGCTGAATACGAAGGCACCCGCGGCCAACTCGAAACCCAGCACATAACTGTGGCTGAGATCCAGCAGCTTGCCCACGGCGTAGGGGCCACAACCCTGGCCGAATGACCCGGCCAGGGTCACGATTCCCATCAGCGTGCCGTAGCTTCGACGCCCCTGGCTTTGCGCCAGCATCACCGGCAACACCACGTTGGTTCCCATGAAGATGCCCCAGAGCAGGACGTAGGCGACCACCGGAGCTATTCCAAATGACAAATGGCGCGCCATCAAAAGCGCGATTACGCCGCCGGCAATCAGAATAAAGCCGACGAGCAACGTCGGCTTGGTTCCACAACGATCGCTGACAGCGCCCATCAGGATTGATCCAGGGCCAAGCAGAAAAGCCTTGGCTCCGAAGATCGCCGCCGCGGTGGTTGCCGCGTAGCCGACACTGATGAGATATGGGATGGTATGGAAATAAACCGCGCCGACGCCCGCCATGTAGAAATAGTTTACCGCCACCAGCAACCAGAAGCTGAACGTGCGCAGCGCCGCACCGACCTCGAGGCCGGGCAGAGCAGCATTAGGAATTGAGCCGGCTTGGGTCGATGAGGGGTGGGCCGCCCGTCGGCCGAAGGAGTCGGGCCATACGCGAAAACCGGCGGGGGTGCTCCTGACCAGGAACAAACCGATCGGTGCGGCAACAAAAAGCATCGGCAAACCCACCGTGGTCATCGCTACCCGCCATCCGGCATGAAGCACAACGCCGGTGGCGAGCCGTGGCGCCATGGCGAGGCCAAGCGACATGCCGGCGGTCAGGATACCGATCGCCAGGGCGAAGCGATGGGAGAACCAGTTGGCCGCCACCACTGCCATCGGGACGTGAGTGGCAAGCGCGGTTCCAGCACCGATCATGGCATAGCACAACACCATCGCGGACAGTGAGCTGCAGCGGGCCGCAGCCACGAAGCCGCTGCCGGCCAAGGCCGCGCCGGCTGCCACGATCAGGCCGGCGTCGAAGCGATCAAGCAGATAGCCGGCCAGCACGGACACTAAACCCAACAGCAATTCGCAGGAGCTGGCCAATTCGGAGACCTGGGCATGGGACCAGCCAAACTGACGGATGAGAGGATTGAAAAAGACCCCGAGGGTGCTGATGCTGGGACCGAAGAGAAAAATTTCCGCAATCGTCAGGCTGATCAGCACGGTATAGGCGCGCCCTCGCTCGGCTGACATCAATGGCCCTCCTTCATCGGGCACCCGCGGCGCCGAAGAGCGTTACTTGGTCCGGGAGCCGTTATCGCCGTCGCTGGCGCGGCGGGCGGCCAAGAACGGCTCGATCAAATCGAGAGGAAGGGGAAAGACCGTGGTGGAATTACGATCGGTTGCAATCTCGGCCAGGGTCTGCAGATAGCGCAGTTGCAAGGTAAGCGGATTTTGGGCCATGACTGCGGCCGCTTCAGCCAAGCGCTGGGAGGCTTGGAACTCACCCTCGGCAGCGATAATCTTGGCCCTCCGCTCACGCTCAGCCTCCGCCTGGGCCGCGATCGCGCGCTGCATATCCTGGGGTAGATCGATGTTCTTGAGTTCAACCATTACCACCTTGATACCCCAGGGCTCGGTTTGGGAATCGACAATGGCTTGAATGCGGGCGTTGAGTTTTTCGCGTTGGCCGAGCAGATCGTCGAGGTCGGTTTGGCCGCCGACCGAGCGCAAAGTGGTTTGCGCCAGTTGGAGCGTGGCAAACAGGTAATTTTCCACCTCGACCACCGCGCGTGAAGGCTCGACAACGCGGAAATATAGCACTGCGCTTACTTTGACGGTGACATTATCATGAGTGATGA
The DNA window shown above is from Candidatus Binataceae bacterium and carries:
- a CDS encoding MFS transporter; translation: MSAERGRAYTVLISLTIAEIFLFGPSISTLGVFFNPLIRQFGWSHAQVSELASSCELLLGLVSVLAGYLLDRFDAGLIVAAGAALAGSGFVAAARCSSLSAMVLCYAMIGAGTALATHVPMAVVAANWFSHRFALAIGILTAGMSLGLAMAPRLATGVVLHAGWRVAMTTVGLPMLFVAAPIGLFLVRSTPAGFRVWPDSFGRRAAHPSSTQAGSIPNAALPGLEVGAALRTFSFWLLVAVNYFYMAGVGAVYFHTIPYLISVGYAATTAAAIFGAKAFLLGPGSILMGAVSDRCGTKPTLLVGFILIAGGVIALLMARHLSFGIAPVVAYVLLWGIFMGTNVVLPVMLAQSQGRRSYGTLMGIVTLAGSFGQGCGPYAVGKLLDLSHSYVLGFELAAGAFVFSGLLGMLVFPAAGHDRIPAPAWTGLAVGEGRIGSV
- a CDS encoding slipin family protein codes for the protein MPLAVIVVVAIAVMILFSGINVLREYERGVVFRLGRLLPHRGPGVVFIIPGIERIQRIDLRTVTLEIPPQDVITHDNVTVKVSAVLYFRVVEPSRAVVEVENYLFATLQLAQTTLRSVGGQTDLDDLLGQREKLNARIQAIVDSQTEPWGIKVVMVELKNIDLPQDMQRAIAAQAEAERERRAKIIAAEGEFQASQRLAEAAAVMAQNPLTLQLRYLQTLAEIATDRNSTTVFPLPLDLIEPFLAARRASDGDNGSRTK